The following DNA comes from Chitinivibrionia bacterium.
TATTTATCAAAAGACAACGTTGTTTTTATCGAGTGGGCTGATATGTTTCCGCAAGCGCTTAGCGAGAATGTAGGAACATTAAATTTTGAAGCAGTCGGCGAAAACGAGAGAAAAATAACTTTTTAACGAGCGGCAAAAGCGATTGCTTCGACTAAAGTTTTAAGTTCTTCCTCTTCAATAATATAAGGCGGCATTATGTAGGCAAGTTTTCCGAAAGGTCGAAGCCAAGCGCCGCGCTCTATGCAATCTGCCTGAAACTGTGCGACATTTATTTTCTCTTTCATTTCAACTACGCCTATTGCACCGATTACACGGACATCGGCGACTTTTTCATTTTCTCTGAGCGGCATTAAGTTTTCTTTCAGGTATTTTTCTATAAACAGCACTTTTTTCTGCCAATCCCACGAGGTGAGTAAGTTCAGATTTGCAAGCGCCGCGGCACAGGCGAGCGGATTTGCCATAAAGGTGGGACCGTGCATTAAAGGCATACCGTTTTTACAGGCTCCCTGCGCGACTTTTTCTGTGCAAATCATTGCGGAAAGAGTGAGCATTCCGCCTGTAAGCGCCTTGCCTACGCAAATAATATCGGGAACAATATCAGCGTGTTCTATCGCAAACATTTTTCCTGTGCGCCCAAATCCTGTGGCTATTTCGTCGGCAATCATAAGGACGTCGAATTCGTCGCATAATTCGCGGATTTTTTTAAGAAGTTGCGGAGAATAAAACTTCATTCCGCCTGCGCCCTGAACTATTGGCTCTACTATTACGGCGGCTATATCTTTGCTGTTTTTCTGCAAAATTTCGCGAATATCTTTTTCATTTGTTTCGGCAAAAAATTGTTTAGGGAGCGCGTTTCCGAAAAAAGAGTGCATTCCGTTAATCGGGTCGCAAACAGACATTGCGCCTGCCGTGTCGCCGTGATAGGCGTTTTTCAGCGAAAGAAATTTTGTTTTGCGCGCGCATTGAATAGCCGTTTTCATTGCAACTTCGACGGCAACCGAGCCGCTGTCGGCAAAAAATATCTTGCTGAATTCGGCGGGCAAGAGCGATAAAAGTTTTTTGCCTGCGTTTATGGCGGGCTCGTGTGTTAAGCCGCCGAACATTACGTGGCTCAAGTTTGCCGCTTGCTTTTGTATTGCCTCCACCAAAATCGGATGCGAATATCCGTGAATTGCCGCCCACCACGAAGCCATTCCGTCGATGACTTTGCGACCGTCCGCAAAGGTTAATTTACAGCCGCTCGCCGAAATCACGGGATAGGCAATGTCGGGAGAAATTGCAGACGTATATGGGTGCCAGAGGTGTTTGCGGTCGAATTCCAAATCCATTATTTGTTCTCGCAAAATTTTATGTCGGCGATAACTTTTATTCCCGTCGCCCCATAGAAAAACAATGGATTGTCTTCGCAAATCTCTTCGTCGTCTTCATTTTTCGGCTTTATTGTCTGCGAAAAAACCGCGCCTGCTATTTCAATTCCTCTTCTTTGAAGCGTTATGGCGCTCATAACCGATAAACTTATCGCCCCTA
Coding sequences within:
- the bioA gene encoding adenosylmethionine--8-amino-7-oxononanoate transaminase → MDLEFDRKHLWHPYTSAISPDIAYPVISASGCKLTFADGRKVIDGMASWWAAIHGYSHPILVEAIQKQAANLSHVMFGGLTHEPAINAGKKLLSLLPAEFSKIFFADSGSVAVEVAMKTAIQCARKTKFLSLKNAYHGDTAGAMSVCDPINGMHSFFGNALPKQFFAETNEKDIREILQKNSKDIAAVIVEPIVQGAGGMKFYSPQLLKKIRELCDEFDVLMIADEIATGFGRTGKMFAIEHADIVPDIICVGKALTGGMLTLSAMICTEKVAQGACKNGMPLMHGPTFMANPLACAAALANLNLLTSWDWQKKVLFIEKYLKENLMPLRENEKVADVRVIGAIGVVEMKEKINVAQFQADCIERGAWLRPFGKLAYIMPPYIIEEEELKTLVEAIAFAAR